The following is a genomic window from Armatimonadota bacterium.
GACCAGTCGAATTCTGTCTGACCACTGCCAGCAGGATGGCGTCTTCCGCTCCTCCACGCCTCTCTCGAAGCTGCGCTTGGACGCGCATGCGGCCCGTGACCATGTGACATTTCGGACAGGTCGCGTTATTGCCCGCGACCGTTCCGCGTTCGACCTCCTTATCGCTGGCCGGTTCGAACACCTCGATCCGAGGTTCGAGCGAGCCATTCGGATACAGGATGCGCAAGGCCTTCTTCCGGCCTTTGGCCTGGGATAGCCACAGGTTGCGGACCAGCGGAATCGTCGCGCCACAGCCAGCAGCCTCGCACCTCACCACCCGCGCCCAAAGGTAGGCGAGGGGTTTGCGCTTCTGTGCGTCGGCCGGGTAGTACTCTTGCAGACGCAGCTCTATCTGCTTCAGAACCCACTCCGACCATTCCTCGAACAGGTCGGCGAGTTCCGGCCCCTTGCGCCCGCACCACTCGAGCGCGATCTTGAGTTGGAGCCATGCGACCGGGTTGAGTTCCGATGCCGTCACCTCGCAGCCAAGGCGCAGCCCTTCGAGAGGAATTGAGCCGCCGCCAGAGAATGGATCGAAGAGGTGCGGCGTCGTGCCATGCGCCGCCTGGATCAGCTTCCGGGCTGTCGAGACGTAGCCTCCCTTGTTCACGAGGTTCCATTCAGCGAGTTCCGCTACGAACGTCAGTAGGGCGCGCAGCAGATCGAGGTCGGAAGGCCCCACCTTTCGGAATTGCTGGAGCTCCTTCCTGGCAACCGCCTTGAACGACTCCGGGCAGTGCGAATCGGTAGGATCGGGTAACAAGAGGGTCAGCAGAAGCGCACGGCAAGAAGCGAGGGGGCGCCGGGCCCACCAACTATGCAGGAGCGAGATGTGGCCGCTGTCCACGCGGGTCTTGATGTTGTTCTCCCGAACGCACGCATCGTTGACCGCCGACAGGGCGAAGTCGATCTCGGCCAGACGCCGGCACTCTTTCAGAATCATGACCGCCTCGGCTCCTTCCAAAGCCGAACCGTGAGGCGGCTCTCCTCGGGGATAAACTCGGGTTCGGTTCCGTTGTGGGCGCGCATGCCCGGGATGATCTTCTCGCGCACTCCCATTCCTCGGAAATCCACGTAGCGGTAGTCGCGCATCACGTTGACCAGCGTCTGGTTCCGCGCGTAGCGCATGCCCGCCTTCATCCCTTCTAGGGTGACCGTGTTCGGCAACCTGCCCGGGCTCTGGATCTCGAGCCGATCCGAATAGACGGCGAGCGTGATGTCCGAGCCCGCCACGCTGTAGTCTCGGTGGACGAGGGCGTTTACGACCGCTTCCCGGAGAACCGCAGGGGGGTAGGCAGGCCGATCAACCCTCTGCCCGCCCTCGAGGTGAGCAGTCGGCTCCGTGTTCCGGTTCACGAAGTCCAGCGCCTGTTCGACGAGGCCCGATTCGGTGATGGAACCATCAGCGGCGCAGAGAGGCACCAAGGGTCCCTTCAACTGTTCGTCCGCGCGGGTGGCGTAATCCGGCGTCGCGCCGGGATAGCACAATGCACGAATCCCCGACTGCGGCAGAAATCGCTTGGGCGTCCTCCCGAAGAGCAGCATGCCGTCAATGCTAGGCACAGCCTGGCCTGCGGACACGGTCATGAGATCCAGATTGCGCAGAAGCCTCTCCCACTCCTCGACGGCTGCTTCGGCGGGGACGCTTCCCCCGAGGACGCGGGCGAAGTAATCGCGGAGCCGCCGGTCGTCGAGATCTTCCAGCGTGGCACCGGGTACGGGCTTCAGACCATACTGGACTCGCCCGGACGCCTGGAACATGCGCTCGAGCTCTTCGCGGCTGGCCTCGCGGCTTGTACTCCCCACGCGGATGAAATAGGTGCGGCGGTTGTTGTGAACCCGTCCGTAGGGTTTGTCCGGGCCTTGGGAGACGCGAACGATCAGGACGTCTTTTCCAGGCTCAACCGCACGCACCCAGGAGAGGTGCGGCACGATGGGAGGCTCGATCTTCACTCGGCAGAGCTCCGCGACCCATTCCTCGAGGTTGGGTCTCGAGGTCCCCGACACGGTGCCATCGTCCTCGATCCCGAGAAGGACGATCCCG
Proteins encoded in this region:
- a CDS encoding ATP-binding protein — its product is MTKTELLELLKNGENSGVEFKRDDVENHELAKELVAFLNLEGGIVLLGIEDDGTVSGTSRPNLEEWVAELCRVKIEPPIVPHLSWVRAVEPGKDVLIVRVSQGPDKPYGRVHNNRRTYFIRVGSTSREASREELERMFQASGRVQYGLKPVPGATLEDLDDRRLRDYFARVLGGSVPAEAAVEEWERLLRNLDLMTVSAGQAVPSIDGMLLFGRTPKRFLPQSGIRALCYPGATPDYATRADEQLKGPLVPLCAADGSITESGLVEQALDFVNRNTEPTAHLEGGQRVDRPAYPPAVLREAVVNALVHRDYSVAGSDITLAVYSDRLEIQSPGRLPNTVTLEGMKAGMRYARNQTLVNVMRDYRYVDFRGMGVREKIIPGMRAHNGTEPEFIPEESRLTVRLWKEPRRS